The Syntrophobacterales bacterium genome contains the following window.
ACCTTAATTTCAGGGGAGTTTCTGAGGAGGTTAGATCGCTCTTTTCCACATAATTTTTGAACCGCCGAAATTCAGTCGATAGGGAATAATGAGTAAAATTTTGAACAATGAGAGTCACAACCATGAATGAGACGGAAGATGTGTACAAACTGTTCTTGCAGGAACTGGCAGTGTTCAGGAAACACGTGAGTGAACCCTGAAAGTAGGCCGTGGAAAATATGAAGTCAAGAAGTAAAGAACGCTTGTGGAAAACGGTTATGATGGAATTGCCGTGATTGGCAACGACCAAAAAATTGTCTCATGAAGCAGACGTTTTTCACAATGTTAGGTTACCGCAGGACCGAAATCAAGGCGAACAATATTATCAGGATCTTCCGTATCTCTAAGGAGACCTTTGCTGTGCAAAGTGGTGTATGAGATAAGTCTATTGAGGCAGAGGCGACTCGGAGGCCATTATGGAATTGTTGAGGATTTCCCTGGAGAAGAAACTGGGTGAACCGACAAGACGCCTTGCATGGTTTAACGAGACGGCCTTCAATAGAAGAGGAGTTGGGAAAACTGGGTCTTCTGGCCGATCTCACTGACATCTGATTTATCGCTGTCCCCGACGATATGCTGAGAAAATCGGATACCATTGGTGAAGATGATCGTCATATCATGCGAAAACATGTGAAAATAGGAGGAATGGTTGCGCAGAATTTCCCGGACAGCGCAGGTATTTCCGAAGTTCTCCTGTTCTACCATGAAAGATGAGACAGGAGAAGTTATTCCGAATAGACTCAGGAGTGAAGAAATACCGCTCACCGCACTGATGAGATCGTCCTGTTGTTATGCGTTGGCGGGTCCCATCGGAGCGATAGACGTGAAAGAGGTTCTTGAAAAGATATTGAGGCAGGCTGGGACGACATTATATTTCTACTTTACCAGCGTAGAGCATTACTATCATAGCATACATAGTGTAATAATCTTGAAAATGAGGATTATTATACAGTGTAAAAAAACAAAGTGAAAACTTTAATGAACCTCCCCGCCGCTTGCGGCGGGGAATTAGACCCGTATAGATTAAAAGTGGCCTCATGAAAGGATTTTAGCGATATAAATGCAAAAACTGCGGATGCAATTGAGCTTTAAAGACCCAGCGCGGTTCAGCTTTACCCCTGGCGGAAAAGATAGGCATCTGTTCCCCATTGGTCGCAAGACTTACCGATGATTCCCATCAAGCCTCTCAAATCCTGTCTCGATAAGGCAAAACTTTGGAGACAGGGAAAACGCGATGCTCTGAAGATGTTTTCGCCTTAAAGTAATATATCGCGGGGTTCACACCCCATGGCCAGTCCGCGTCAAGAATTCTCTTGACTGATGACGCTCCTATGGGTTCATATACCTTTGATAGGAAATGGAAAATCCACAAAACCTACCGCCTTCGCTCCTGATCTTCGTTTTTTGTTCCTTGGTTCTCTGCGTCTGGGCCATTGTGGACATTACGAGGAGTGCTTTCACCAGACTCAATAAGCTGATGTGGCTTGCTATCGTTCTTTTTGCCCCCTTTGGCATATTTATCTACTTTTTTATCGGAAGGAGACTGAAGCCGGTCAGTCATGGGTCTAGGCCGGAAAAGGAATCTGCGACTGCGCCCGCAAGATCCGGGAATCCTTCGGAATCTGCCCCGCACCGAAGAATCTCATGGCCGTCTCTTACCAGTTTCGCCATAACGGCCTTGCTCTGTGTCGTTATTTACATAAACGTGGTCTCTTTGTTTGGGACGGAAAAGACTGGATGGATCCTTATTTCAGCGATGATTATCGTGGGAATGATTCTGGCTTTCCTGCAGTTCGGACGAAGCCGAGGCAAGTAATGGTATGGGCTTAAGCGAAAATTGTTTACAATCGTGACCTCGCAATCTAAAATAATTGAGAAATAGGACGCTGGATCCAATCTCGGCAGAAATATGGGTCTGGATACTGGATTAGCGAGAGAGGAGAGGCATGATTCAGCCTACCAAGATAATTGCCATCGGTCTCAATTACCACGACCATGCCAGGGAGCTGAATATGACAGTCCCTGATTGTCCGCTTGTTTTTCTTAAGCCGCCGTCATCGGTCATCGGGAGCGGTGAATCCATCATTTGTCCACCACAGACTGAGGAGTTGCACTATGAAGGCGAGTTGGCCGTTTTAATCAAAGACAGGGTGCGCAATGTGTCGGCAGAAGAGGCGACCCGTCACATAGCCGGGTATACGTGTGCCAATGACGTCACCGCGAGAGACCTTCAGAGGAAGGATGGCCAGTGGACCAGATCAAAGTCTTTTGATACCTTTTGCCCTCTCGGGCCGAGAGTCGTTTCTGACATTGATCCGACGGAATGTGAGCTGGTGACAAGAGTCAATGGGGTGATAAAACAGCATCTCAACACGAACAACATGATTTTCAATGTCTACGAACTTGTTTCGTATGTATCCGGTATTATGACTCTTATGCCGGGTGATGTGATTATCACGG
Protein-coding sequences here:
- a CDS encoding DUF763 domain-containing protein, with amino-acid sequence MQLSFKDPARFSFTPGGKDRHLFPIGRKTYR
- a CDS encoding fumarylacetoacetate hydrolase family protein, translating into MIQPTKIIAIGLNYHDHARELNMTVPDCPLVFLKPPSSVIGSGESIICPPQTEELHYEGELAVLIKDRVRNVSAEEATRHIAGYTCANDVTARDLQRKDGQWTRSKSFDTFCPLGPRVVSDIDPTECELVTRVNGVIKQHLNTNNMIFNVYELVSYVSGIMTLMPGDVIITGTPPGVGPIRVGDEVEVEIEGIGVLRNTVQR
- a CDS encoding PLD nuclease N-terminal domain-containing protein, with translation MENPQNLPPSLLIFVFCSLVLCVWAIVDITRSAFTRLNKLMWLAIVLFAPFGIFIYFFIGRRLKPVSHGSRPEKESATAPARSGNPSESAPHRRISWPSLTSFAITALLCVVIYINVVSLFGTEKTGWILISAMIIVGMILAFLQFGRSRGK